A stretch of Microbacterium sp. LWH3-1.2 DNA encodes these proteins:
- a CDS encoding TatD family hydrolase, whose protein sequence is MATPPVPYPAAGSDPSQYVRSREKGSRDVTYPAAPEPLAVPVYDNHAHLEIEDGAGLSLDEQLERAGEVGVIGVVQAGGDIDSSRWSAWAAASHPRVLAAVAIHPNEAPAYQAAGRLPEAIAVIDELAAQPRVRAIGETGLDFFRTDEDGRPAQFESFEAHIALAKKHGIAMQIHDRDAHDAVLDTLERVGAPDRTVFHCFSGDADMARIAGARGYYLSFAGNVTFNNAQNLRDALAVIPRDRILVETDAPFLTPTPHRGRPNAPYLIPVTVRYMAAELGVGVDELCAQIAANTLEVYGAFDD, encoded by the coding sequence ATGGCGACACCCCCGGTGCCGTACCCCGCCGCGGGCTCCGACCCGTCGCAGTACGTCCGCTCCCGCGAGAAAGGCTCGCGCGACGTCACGTACCCGGCGGCGCCCGAGCCGCTCGCGGTGCCCGTGTACGACAACCACGCTCATCTCGAGATCGAGGACGGCGCCGGCCTGTCGCTCGACGAGCAGCTCGAGCGTGCCGGCGAGGTCGGTGTGATCGGCGTCGTGCAGGCCGGTGGCGACATCGACTCGAGCCGCTGGTCGGCGTGGGCGGCGGCCTCCCATCCCCGCGTCCTCGCGGCGGTGGCCATCCACCCGAACGAGGCGCCCGCGTACCAGGCGGCCGGGCGGCTTCCCGAGGCGATCGCGGTGATCGACGAGCTCGCCGCGCAGCCGCGCGTGCGCGCGATCGGCGAGACCGGCCTGGACTTCTTCCGCACCGACGAGGACGGCCGGCCCGCCCAGTTCGAGAGCTTCGAGGCGCACATCGCCCTCGCGAAGAAGCACGGCATCGCGATGCAGATCCACGACCGCGACGCGCACGACGCGGTGCTCGATACGCTCGAGCGCGTCGGAGCGCCCGATCGCACGGTCTTCCACTGCTTCTCGGGCGACGCCGACATGGCCCGCATCGCGGGCGCGCGGGGGTACTACCTCTCGTTCGCCGGCAACGTGACATTCAACAACGCGCAGAACCTCCGCGACGCGCTCGCGGTGATCCCGCGCGACCGGATCCTCGTCGAGACGGATGCCCCGTTCCTCACACCCACCCCGCACCGTGGCCGCCCGAACGCCCCGTACCTGATCCCGGTGACGGTGCGATACATGGCCGCCGAGCTCGGCGTCGGCGTCGACGAGCTGTGTGCGCAGATCGCGGCGAACACGCTCGAGGTCTACGGCGCGTTCGACGACTGA
- the metG gene encoding methionine--tRNA ligase, which produces MTSGPSSFYITTPIYYPSDVPHIGHGYTTVAVDTLARWHRQAGDDTWMLTGTDEHGQKMMRAASANGVTPQEWVDKLVTEAWFPLLETLDVANDDFIRTTQHRHEERVQQFVQAIYDRGYIYAGEYEALYCVGCEEFKPEAEIVDGTGAFEGLKVCAIHSKPLELLQEKNYFFKLSEFQDKLLELYSSVPDFVRPESARNEVVSFVKNGLKDLSISRSAFDWGIPLPWDESHVIYVWVDALLNYATAIGYGEDPVEFARRWPAYHIVGKDILRFHAVIWPAMLMAAGLEVPRGVFAHGWLLVGGEKMSKSKLTGIAPTEITDVFGSDAYRFYFLSAIAFGQDGSFSWEDLSARYQAELANGFGNLASRTTAMIERYFEGIVPAAGSYTEADLRIQKTVADAAAHADAAIERFRIDEAIHAIWTIVDALNLYITENEPWALAKVDAQRERLGTVLYTAAEGLRALAVLLSPVMPVSTEKLWIALGAAQSIGRLQDQPIREAGDWGVLRPGTSVNGLAPLFPRVEQSV; this is translated from the coding sequence GTGACTTCCGGCCCCTCGTCCTTCTACATCACGACGCCGATCTACTATCCGAGCGACGTGCCCCACATCGGCCACGGCTACACCACCGTGGCGGTCGACACCCTCGCGCGCTGGCACCGCCAGGCGGGCGACGACACCTGGATGCTGACGGGTACCGACGAGCACGGCCAGAAGATGATGCGCGCGGCGTCGGCGAACGGCGTCACGCCGCAGGAGTGGGTCGACAAGCTCGTCACCGAGGCATGGTTCCCGCTGCTGGAGACACTGGACGTCGCCAACGACGACTTCATCCGCACGACGCAGCACCGCCACGAGGAGCGGGTGCAGCAGTTCGTCCAGGCGATCTACGACCGCGGGTACATCTACGCCGGCGAGTACGAGGCGCTCTACTGCGTGGGCTGCGAGGAGTTCAAGCCCGAAGCCGAGATCGTCGACGGCACGGGCGCGTTCGAGGGCCTGAAGGTCTGCGCGATCCACTCGAAGCCGCTCGAGCTGCTGCAGGAGAAGAACTACTTCTTCAAGCTGAGCGAGTTCCAGGACAAGCTCCTCGAGCTCTACTCGAGCGTCCCCGACTTCGTGCGCCCCGAGTCGGCCCGCAACGAGGTCGTGTCGTTCGTCAAGAACGGCCTGAAAGACCTTTCGATCTCGCGTTCGGCGTTCGACTGGGGCATCCCGCTCCCGTGGGACGAGTCGCACGTCATCTACGTATGGGTCGACGCCCTCCTCAACTACGCGACCGCGATCGGCTACGGCGAGGACCCCGTCGAGTTCGCCCGCCGCTGGCCGGCTTACCACATCGTCGGCAAGGACATTCTGCGCTTCCACGCCGTCATCTGGCCCGCGATGCTGATGGCCGCAGGACTCGAGGTGCCGCGCGGCGTCTTCGCGCACGGCTGGCTGCTCGTCGGCGGCGAGAAGATGTCGAAGTCGAAGCTCACCGGCATCGCGCCCACCGAGATCACCGACGTGTTCGGCTCGGACGCCTACCGCTTCTACTTCCTGTCGGCGATCGCGTTCGGCCAGGACGGCTCGTTCTCGTGGGAAGATCTCTCGGCCCGCTACCAGGCCGAGCTCGCGAACGGCTTCGGCAATCTCGCGTCGCGCACGACCGCGATGATCGAGCGGTACTTCGAGGGGATCGTGCCCGCGGCGGGCTCCTACACCGAGGCCGACCTGCGCATCCAGAAGACGGTGGCGGATGCTGCGGCCCACGCCGACGCCGCGATCGAGCGGTTCCGCATCGACGAGGCGATCCACGCCATCTGGACGATCGTCGACGCGCTGAACCTGTACATCACCGAGAACGAGCCGTGGGCGCTCGCCAAGGTCGACGCGCAGCGCGAGCGCCTGGGAACGGTGCTCTACACCGCCGCCGAGGGCTTGCGCGCCCTGGCGGTGCTCCTGTCGCCGGTGATGCCTGTCTCGACCGAGAAGCTCTGGATCGCGCTCGGCGCGGCGCAGTCGATCGGGCGCCTGCAGGATCAGCCGATCCGCGAGGCGGGCGACTGGGGCGTGCTTCGCCCGGGGACCTCGGTGAACGGCCTCGCACCGCTGTTCCCGCGCGTCGAGCAGTCGGTCTGA
- the rsmI gene encoding 16S rRNA (cytidine(1402)-2'-O)-methyltransferase: MIILAATPIGNLGDASKRLVEALGEATIVAAEDTRTTQRLLAALGIANRPRLIALHDHNEKERAPELVELAREQDVLVLSDAGMPTVSDPGYGLVAAAAAAGVEVTAIPGPSAVVTALAVSGLPTDRFTFEGFVPRKAGERAAAFRALSTEPRTMVFFEAPSRVAATLADMAAAFGADRRGAVCRELTKLHEEVARGALAELAAWAEAGVRGELVIVVDGAPARGVAFPDAVTQVLELVRGGTRLKEAAAEVSGLTGHSSRELYQAALSVRG; encoded by the coding sequence GTGATCATCCTCGCGGCGACGCCCATCGGCAACCTGGGAGATGCCTCGAAGCGTCTCGTCGAGGCCCTCGGCGAAGCGACGATCGTCGCCGCCGAAGACACTCGCACGACCCAGCGCCTCTTGGCCGCTCTCGGCATCGCGAACCGGCCTCGTCTCATCGCGCTCCACGACCACAACGAGAAGGAGCGGGCGCCCGAGCTCGTGGAGCTCGCCCGCGAGCAGGACGTGCTCGTGCTGAGCGATGCCGGCATGCCCACCGTGAGCGACCCGGGCTACGGCCTCGTCGCGGCGGCCGCGGCGGCGGGGGTCGAGGTGACGGCGATCCCCGGCCCGAGCGCGGTCGTGACGGCGCTCGCGGTGTCGGGGCTGCCGACCGACCGCTTCACGTTCGAGGGCTTCGTTCCGCGCAAGGCGGGGGAGCGAGCCGCGGCCTTCCGAGCGCTCAGCACGGAGCCGCGCACCATGGTCTTCTTCGAGGCGCCGTCGCGCGTCGCGGCGACGCTCGCCGATATGGCGGCCGCGTTCGGCGCCGACCGTCGCGGTGCGGTGTGCCGTGAGCTGACGAAGCTCCACGAGGAGGTGGCGCGTGGCGCGCTGGCCGAGCTCGCCGCGTGGGCCGAGGCCGGCGTCCGTGGCGAGCTCGTCATCGTCGTGGATGGCGCGCCCGCCCGCGGCGTCGCGTTCCCGGACGCGGTGACCCAGGTGCTCGAGCTGGTGCGCGGCGGTACGCGTCTGAAGGAGGCGGCGGCCGAAGTATCCGGCCTCACCGGGCACTCGAGCCGCGAGCTCTACCAGGCCGCACTCTCCGTCCGTGGGTAG
- a CDS encoding dolichyl-phosphate-mannose--protein mannosyltransferase, with product MTDAPRLEADQPAAPLLPPARPSLYDRFARRLSQDARARRLYRWLGPAIVLVIAAILRLWNLAAAHDLMNQFDETYYVKDAWTMLNLGYEASWPADANESFLSGDVNVFTTNPAFVVHPPLGKWIIALGMMVLGPESGWGWRITTALLGIASVLLLMLIAKRLTRSTTFAVVAGLLMAVDGLAISMSRVALLDTSLTFFVLLAFLFVLRDRERTMTRIAETVAARYDGDAPPSWGPVLWNRPWLIAAGAALGAATAVKWSGAWVLAGLGVYFVVTDALARRRAGVVLWPTDAVRQGLVTFVLFVPVAVLVYLASWTGWLVTDGGYDRHAGSNPLESLWLYHVAMYASTAGIISGHAYASSAWQWPLLWRPTGVYFHRDALGVNGCTAPSGCVDVISTMPNPLIWYAGVAAVLYLAYRFVVVRDWRYALVLTGVAVTYVPWLFLPQRTIFQFYTVLILPFMLLALTFALKDIAGSPTADTYRRLTGQRLVLVFLGVALALSVFWYPVISAINVPYDFWHLHMWLNSWV from the coding sequence GTGACGGATGCCCCGCGACTCGAGGCCGATCAGCCCGCCGCGCCGCTCCTGCCTCCGGCACGACCGAGTCTGTACGACCGCTTCGCCCGCCGGCTGAGCCAGGACGCGCGCGCTCGGCGGCTGTACCGGTGGCTCGGCCCTGCGATCGTCCTGGTCATCGCCGCGATCCTGCGCCTGTGGAACCTCGCCGCGGCACACGACCTGATGAACCAGTTCGACGAGACGTACTACGTCAAGGACGCCTGGACGATGCTCAACCTCGGGTACGAGGCATCCTGGCCCGCCGACGCCAACGAGAGCTTCCTCTCAGGGGACGTGAACGTGTTCACCACGAACCCTGCCTTCGTCGTGCATCCCCCGCTCGGGAAGTGGATCATCGCCCTGGGCATGATGGTGCTCGGCCCCGAGTCGGGGTGGGGCTGGCGCATCACGACCGCACTCCTCGGCATCGCGTCGGTGCTGCTGCTCATGCTCATCGCGAAGCGCCTGACGAGGTCGACCACCTTCGCGGTCGTCGCAGGGCTCCTGATGGCGGTGGACGGCCTGGCGATCTCGATGAGCCGCGTCGCGCTGCTCGACACCTCGCTGACCTTCTTCGTCCTGCTCGCCTTCCTGTTCGTGCTGCGCGATCGCGAGCGCACGATGACCCGCATCGCCGAGACCGTCGCCGCCCGCTACGACGGCGACGCGCCGCCCTCCTGGGGACCCGTCCTGTGGAACCGGCCGTGGCTCATCGCGGCCGGCGCGGCGCTGGGCGCGGCGACCGCGGTGAAATGGTCGGGCGCCTGGGTGCTGGCGGGCCTGGGCGTCTACTTCGTGGTGACCGACGCGCTCGCCCGCCGGCGCGCGGGGGTGGTGCTCTGGCCGACGGATGCCGTGCGCCAGGGTCTCGTCACGTTCGTGCTGTTCGTCCCCGTCGCGGTGCTGGTGTACCTGGCGTCGTGGACCGGCTGGCTCGTCACCGACGGGGGGTACGACCGTCACGCCGGAAGCAATCCGCTCGAGAGCCTCTGGCTCTATCACGTCGCGATGTACGCATCGACGGCGGGCATCATCTCCGGCCACGCCTACGCGAGCTCGGCGTGGCAATGGCCGCTGCTGTGGCGCCCCACCGGCGTCTACTTTCACCGGGATGCGCTGGGCGTGAACGGCTGCACGGCCCCGAGCGGATGCGTCGACGTGATCTCGACGATGCCGAACCCGCTCATCTGGTACGCCGGCGTCGCCGCAGTGCTCTACCTCGCGTACCGCTTCGTCGTCGTCCGCGACTGGCGCTACGCGCTCGTTCTCACCGGGGTCGCGGTCACCTACGTGCCGTGGCTGTTCCTGCCCCAGCGCACGATCTTCCAGTTCTACACGGTGCTGATCCTGCCCTTCATGCTCCTGGCGCTGACGTTCGCGCTCAAGGACATCGCGGGCTCGCCGACGGCCGACACCTACCGCCGGCTGACCGGGCAGCGTCTGGTGCTCGTGTTCCTCGGTGTGGCGCTCGCGCTGTCCGTCTTCTGGTACCCGGTGATCTCGGCGATCAACGTGCCCTACGACTTCTGGCACCTGCACATGTGGCTGAACAGCTGGGTGTGA
- a CDS encoding thioredoxin domain-containing protein has product MNPRLAEATSPYLRAHAGNPVAWFPWGEEAFAEARRRDVPVMVSIGYSTCHWCHVMARESFEDETTAAELDAGFVSIKVDREEHPEVDAAYMAAASAFSPSLGWPLTVFATPDGRPFYAGTYFPPQPHAGIPAFRQVLAAVHEAWTERRDQIDETADAVAGALAEVRESAPATPATTPSADDLAGAARALAAREDPRHGGFGDPASSAPKFPVATALRFLQTRVVRERAAGASVVADRALAAMAASPLRDPVEGGFFRYATRPDWTVPHYERMLTDNAQLLDVAMDAEPSRDDVARGIAGFLRDVLQQPGGGFGAAQDSESWIDGARSEGGYYARDAAGRTDLQSPAVDGKVVSGWNGLAIGSLARAGARRDEASWIEAARWAADAVLEVNVTADGRLLRASLDEMPSRAHATLADHGQLAAGLLALAVATGEVAYATRARELVDACVGADGRVAVPGGGDPVLSRQGIGAPDAASDADEPSGAASVAEAAAALWALGAGDRYLSIAERLVAAHAPSALAQPLAYGALLRVAARLAEPPRQIVVVTDDPRAALATAARSIRADVVSIVSPEQARSWAESGFELFAEKASRGGRPTAYDCRDFACRLPVTDVAELGA; this is encoded by the coding sequence GTGAACCCTCGCCTCGCGGAAGCGACGAGCCCGTACCTGAGAGCCCACGCGGGCAATCCGGTCGCGTGGTTCCCGTGGGGCGAGGAGGCGTTCGCCGAGGCGCGGCGCCGTGACGTGCCCGTCATGGTGTCGATCGGCTATTCGACGTGCCACTGGTGCCACGTGATGGCGCGGGAGTCGTTCGAGGACGAGACGACAGCGGCCGAGCTCGACGCCGGATTCGTTTCGATCAAGGTCGACCGCGAGGAGCACCCTGAGGTCGACGCCGCCTACATGGCCGCGGCCTCGGCGTTCTCGCCGAGCCTCGGCTGGCCGCTGACGGTGTTCGCGACGCCCGACGGACGACCGTTCTACGCCGGCACGTACTTCCCGCCGCAGCCGCATGCGGGCATCCCCGCGTTCCGGCAGGTGCTCGCCGCCGTCCACGAGGCGTGGACAGAGCGGCGAGACCAGATCGACGAGACGGCGGATGCCGTCGCCGGCGCGCTCGCGGAGGTCCGCGAGTCCGCCCCCGCCACGCCGGCGACGACGCCGTCCGCCGATGATCTGGCCGGCGCTGCGCGTGCGCTCGCGGCTCGGGAGGATCCGCGCCACGGCGGATTCGGCGATCCCGCGTCGAGCGCCCCCAAGTTCCCGGTCGCCACCGCACTGCGCTTCCTGCAGACGCGGGTCGTCCGCGAGCGGGCGGCCGGGGCATCCGTCGTCGCCGATCGCGCCCTCGCCGCGATGGCCGCGTCGCCGCTGCGCGACCCCGTCGAGGGCGGGTTCTTCCGCTACGCGACCCGGCCCGACTGGACCGTGCCGCACTACGAGCGCATGCTGACCGACAACGCGCAGCTGCTCGACGTCGCGATGGACGCGGAGCCCTCCCGCGACGACGTGGCTCGCGGCATCGCCGGGTTCCTGCGCGACGTGCTCCAGCAGCCGGGCGGCGGCTTCGGCGCCGCCCAGGACTCGGAATCCTGGATCGATGGTGCCCGCAGCGAGGGCGGCTATTATGCGCGGGATGCGGCCGGGCGCACGGACCTCCAGTCGCCGGCCGTCGACGGCAAAGTGGTCAGCGGCTGGAACGGCCTCGCGATCGGCTCCCTCGCGCGGGCCGGCGCGCGACGGGACGAGGCATCCTGGATCGAGGCGGCGCGCTGGGCGGCCGACGCCGTGCTCGAGGTGAACGTCACCGCGGACGGGCGCCTGCTGCGGGCGTCGCTCGACGAGATGCCGTCGCGGGCTCATGCGACGCTCGCCGACCACGGGCAGCTCGCCGCCGGCCTCCTCGCCCTCGCGGTCGCGACGGGCGAGGTCGCGTACGCCACGCGGGCGCGCGAGCTCGTCGACGCCTGTGTCGGCGCCGACGGCCGCGTCGCGGTTCCCGGCGGGGGAGACCCGGTGCTGTCCCGGCAGGGGATCGGAGCACCGGATGCCGCGTCCGACGCCGACGAGCCGTCCGGCGCCGCGTCGGTCGCGGAAGCCGCCGCCGCGCTGTGGGCGCTGGGCGCGGGGGACCGGTATCTGTCGATCGCCGAGAGGCTCGTCGCGGCCCACGCCCCCTCCGCTCTCGCGCAGCCGCTCGCGTACGGCGCGCTGCTGCGGGTCGCAGCACGCCTCGCCGAGCCGCCGCGGCAGATCGTCGTCGTCACGGACGATCCCCGGGCCGCGCTCGCGACGGCGGCGCGCAGCATCCGTGCCGATGTCGTGAGCATCGTGTCGCCGGAACAGGCGCGCTCGTGGGCCGAGTCGGGATTCGAGCTGTTCGCGGAGAAGGCGTCGCGTGGTGGGCGTCCGACCGCCTACGACTGCCGCGACTTCGCGTGCCGGCTGCCCGTCACCGACGTCGCCGAGCTCGGCGCGTGA
- a CDS encoding aldo/keto reductase, giving the protein MTVPTVTLNDGNSIPQLGYGVFKVPPADTQRAVAEALEVGYRHIDTAAIYGNEEGVGAAIAASGIARDELFITTKLWNDRHDGDEPNAAIAESLAKLGLEQVDLYLVHWPTPAQDNYLHAWEKLIELRGAGLTRSIGVSNHLVPHLEKIVSATGVVPAVNQIELHPAHQQRDITDWAAAHDVKIESWGPLGQGKYDLFGAAPVAAAAQAHGKTPAQAVLRWHLQKGFIVFPKSVRRERLEENLDVFDFELTAAEIAAIDAMEPGDGTGRVSAHPDEVN; this is encoded by the coding sequence ATGACAGTCCCCACCGTGACCCTCAATGACGGCAACTCGATCCCTCAGCTCGGCTATGGGGTCTTCAAGGTGCCGCCGGCGGACACACAGCGGGCCGTCGCGGAGGCGCTCGAGGTCGGCTACCGCCACATCGACACCGCCGCCATCTACGGCAACGAGGAGGGCGTCGGCGCGGCGATCGCGGCGAGCGGCATCGCGCGCGACGAGCTGTTCATCACCACCAAGCTCTGGAATGACCGCCATGACGGCGACGAGCCGAACGCCGCCATCGCGGAGAGCCTCGCGAAGCTCGGGCTCGAGCAGGTCGACCTGTATCTGGTGCACTGGCCGACGCCGGCGCAGGACAACTACCTGCATGCATGGGAGAAGCTCATCGAGCTGCGCGGCGCCGGCCTCACGCGCAGCATCGGCGTCTCGAACCACCTGGTTCCTCACCTCGAGAAGATCGTCTCGGCCACGGGGGTCGTACCGGCCGTGAACCAGATCGAGCTGCACCCGGCCCATCAGCAGCGCGACATCACCGACTGGGCCGCCGCCCACGACGTGAAGATCGAGTCCTGGGGTCCCCTCGGGCAGGGCAAGTACGACCTGTTCGGTGCGGCGCCGGTCGCGGCGGCCGCCCAGGCACATGGCAAGACGCCGGCCCAGGCTGTGCTCCGCTGGCACCTGCAGAAGGGCTTCATCGTCTTCCCGAAGTCGGTGCGCCGCGAGCGCCTCGAGGAGAACCTCGACGTCTTCGACTTCGAACTCACCGCCGCCGAGATCGCCGCCATCGACGCGATGGAGCCGGGTGACGGCACAGGTCGCGTCAGCGCGCACCCCGACGAGGTCAACTGA